The following proteins come from a genomic window of Acidobacteriota bacterium:
- the thrA gene encoding bifunctional aspartate kinase/homoserine dehydrogenase I, which translates to MKVLKFGGSSVADAGRLQVAARIVRRRLEGSAANGAVVVSALGGVTDRLLGLASAWLEGRDRAEAAREAEALRVHHLDIAAEVAADDERPAVAARVEALCDDLASALSDCEASGAGEGRSDNALIDRVVCHGELLSTQLLAAALRAEGLPAEACDARPMVLTDRSFQGATVDLEPTLRAIASHFAALGRDAPLQVITGFLGSSPEGETTTLGRSGSDLTAALVGAALEAERIEIWTDVPGVMTADPRRVEDALPIPRLSYEEMLELSHFGARVVYPPTVTPARRRGIPLLVRNTLDPEHPGTLIDDDGLARERARGTAVTGISSIDDVHLMLLVGDNLVGTPGVAARLFDALAASGASAILISQASSEHSICFAVEPGVSEAATKAVDAEFQAEIAAGSVRPIRVERDQSIVAVVGDGMRDRPGIAGRVFGILGRRGVNVRAVAQGSSERNISMVVARADEGRAVRWIHREFFHRAASGRLAVYVLGVGGVGSALLRQLAAERESLSRQGIDLQLRGLASSRYMHLQTRRGRSLDAGAASDPEGWRSVLERSGEAADLNRLLDHLAETAAGGGRTVLVDVTASGSMAAVYHGALSAGAAVASANKLPFAGPITDFRAFRPNGAQNVFHEATVGAGLPVLHTADMLLGAGDRIDTVSGVFSGTLAYLTGKLGAGEVWSEAVREAHRLGYTEPDPRDDLGGLDVARKLLILARLCGCDLDLDDIQVEPMLDRPELADLPLDAWWERLAVADGEMKHRFADAASAGLELAYLAELDLSGEAATARVGLRAVPADHPVAGMPASDNMFVFRSQRYRERPLVVQGPGAGTDLTAGGVFADILRAWAERGSAP; encoded by the coding sequence ATGAAGGTCCTCAAGTTCGGCGGCTCCTCCGTGGCCGATGCAGGCCGGCTGCAGGTCGCGGCCCGCATCGTGCGGCGGCGGCTCGAGGGCTCGGCCGCGAACGGCGCGGTGGTGGTGTCCGCCCTGGGCGGGGTCACCGACCGGCTGCTCGGGCTTGCCTCGGCCTGGCTCGAGGGCCGCGATCGGGCTGAGGCGGCGCGCGAGGCGGAGGCGCTTCGCGTCCATCATCTGGACATCGCGGCCGAGGTGGCGGCCGACGACGAACGGCCGGCGGTCGCGGCCAGGGTCGAAGCCCTGTGCGACGACCTTGCATCGGCACTGAGCGACTGCGAGGCGAGCGGTGCTGGCGAGGGCCGATCGGACAACGCCCTGATCGACCGGGTCGTCTGCCACGGGGAACTCCTGTCGACCCAGCTCCTGGCCGCGGCGCTGCGCGCCGAGGGGCTGCCCGCCGAGGCCTGCGACGCACGTCCCATGGTCTTGACCGATCGCTCGTTCCAGGGGGCGACGGTCGATCTGGAACCGACTCTCCGGGCGATCGCCTCCCACTTCGCCGCACTGGGGCGCGACGCCCCGCTGCAGGTGATCACCGGTTTCCTGGGAAGTAGTCCGGAGGGTGAGACGACGACCCTGGGACGCAGCGGCTCCGACCTCACCGCTGCCCTCGTTGGCGCCGCGCTCGAGGCCGAGCGGATCGAGATCTGGACCGACGTTCCAGGCGTGATGACGGCCGACCCCCGGCGCGTGGAGGACGCGTTGCCGATCCCGCGGCTGAGCTACGAGGAGATGCTCGAACTCTCCCACTTCGGCGCCAGGGTCGTCTATCCGCCGACCGTGACGCCGGCGCGGCGCCGTGGCATTCCTCTGCTCGTCCGCAACACCCTCGATCCCGAGCATCCCGGCACGCTGATCGACGACGACGGACTCGCCAGGGAAAGGGCCCGGGGAACCGCGGTCACCGGCATCTCCTCGATCGACGACGTCCACCTGATGCTCCTGGTCGGCGATAACCTGGTCGGCACCCCGGGAGTCGCCGCGCGGCTGTTCGACGCCCTGGCGGCGAGCGGCGCCAGCGCGATCCTGATCTCCCAGGCCTCGAGCGAGCACTCGATCTGCTTCGCGGTCGAGCCCGGCGTCTCCGAAGCGGCCACGAAGGCGGTAGACGCCGAGTTCCAGGCGGAGATCGCGGCCGGATCGGTGCGGCCCATCAGGGTCGAGCGGGACCAGTCGATCGTTGCCGTGGTCGGCGACGGCATGCGGGATCGGCCCGGCATTGCCGGACGCGTGTTCGGCATCCTGGGCCGGCGCGGCGTGAATGTGAGGGCCGTGGCCCAGGGGTCGTCCGAACGGAACATCTCGATGGTCGTGGCCAGGGCCGACGAGGGCCGGGCGGTCCGCTGGATCCACCGGGAGTTCTTCCACCGGGCCGCTTCGGGACGGCTCGCGGTCTACGTCCTCGGTGTCGGCGGGGTCGGCTCGGCGCTCCTGCGGCAACTGGCGGCCGAGCGCGAGTCCCTCTCCCGACAGGGGATCGACCTGCAGTTGCGGGGCCTGGCCAGCTCTCGCTACATGCACCTTCAGACCCGCCGCGGCAGGAGCCTCGACGCCGGCGCCGCGAGCGATCCCGAAGGTTGGCGGTCCGTGCTCGAGCGCAGCGGCGAAGCAGCCGACCTGAACCGCCTGCTCGACCACCTCGCCGAGACGGCGGCCGGCGGCGGCCGCACGGTGCTGGTCGACGTGACCGCCAGCGGCTCCATGGCCGCCGTCTACCACGGCGCGCTGTCCGCCGGCGCCGCGGTCGCCAGCGCGAACAAGCTGCCCTTCGCGGGCCCGATCACCGACTTTCGCGCCTTCCGGCCGAACGGAGCGCAGAACGTCTTCCACGAGGCGACCGTCGGCGCGGGCCTGCCGGTGCTCCACACCGCGGACATGCTGCTCGGCGCGGGCGACCGCATCGACACGGTATCCGGCGTGTTCTCGGGCACACTCGCCTATCTGACCGGCAAGCTGGGCGCCGGTGAGGTGTGGAGCGAAGCGGTCCGCGAGGCGCACCGCCTGGGCTACACGGAACCGGATCCGCGAGACGATCTCGGCGGCCTGGACGTCGCCCGAAAGCTGCTCATCCTGGCGCGGCTCTGCGGCTGCGATCTCGATCTGGACGACATCCAGGTCGAACCCATGCTCGACCGGCCCGAGCTGGCCGACCTGCCGCTCGACGCCTGGTGGGAACGGCTGGCAGTAGCCGACGGCGAGATGAAGCACCGTTTCGCCGACGCCGCGTCGGCTGGGCTGGAGCTCGCCTACCTGGCCGAACTCGACCTGTCCGGCGAAGCGGCCACCGCCCGGGTCGGACTGCGAGCCGTACCGGCCGACCACCCGGTGGCGGGCATGCCGGCTTCGGACAACATGTTCGTGTTCCGCAGCCAGCGCTACCGGGAACGCCCCCTGGTCGTCCAGGGTCCGGGCGCCGGCACCGACCTGACCGCGGGCGGTGTCTTCGCTGACATACTCCGGGCCTGGGCCGAGAGGGGCTCCGCCCCATGA
- the ruvB gene encoding Holliday junction branch migration DNA helicase RuvB: MAGTGATDGEESVLSAVGDAEDRRLEPSLRPQRLSEYLGQEKIVELLDIYMQAARRRGEALDHVLLFGPPGLGKTTLAHIIAREMGSALRSTSGPVLERAGDLAAILTNLEPGDVLFIDEIHRLGPTVEEILYPALEDFQLDLVIGSGPMARTVRIDLPRFTLVGATTRAGLITPPLQGRFGIVHRLDFYGPDVLSVIIQRSAELLEVPVDLGGADEIARRSRGTPRIANRLLRRVRDYAQIEADGRIDRDTANEALLQQEVDEQGLDKIDRRIMKLLIEQYGGGPAGLKALAASVGEDEGTIEDFYEPYLVQKGFLQRTRRGRVATKRAYEHLDLQVRGTLF; encoded by the coding sequence ATGGCCGGGACCGGCGCCACCGACGGTGAAGAGAGCGTTCTCTCAGCCGTCGGGGACGCGGAGGATCGCCGTCTCGAACCGTCGCTTCGGCCTCAGCGGCTGAGCGAGTATCTGGGCCAGGAGAAGATCGTCGAGCTGCTCGACATCTACATGCAGGCCGCGCGCCGGCGCGGCGAAGCTCTGGACCATGTGCTGCTGTTCGGGCCTCCCGGGCTGGGCAAGACGACCCTCGCGCACATCATCGCGAGGGAGATGGGTTCGGCGCTGCGATCCACGTCCGGTCCGGTCCTGGAGCGGGCGGGCGACCTGGCGGCAATCCTGACCAACCTCGAACCCGGAGATGTCCTCTTCATCGACGAGATCCACCGTCTCGGTCCCACCGTCGAGGAGATCCTCTACCCGGCGCTGGAGGACTTCCAACTCGATCTGGTGATCGGCTCCGGACCGATGGCCAGGACGGTACGTATCGATCTGCCCCGCTTCACGCTGGTTGGGGCCACGACCCGCGCCGGCCTGATCACGCCGCCGCTGCAAGGGAGGTTCGGCATCGTCCACCGGCTCGACTTCTACGGTCCAGACGTCCTCAGCGTGATCATCCAGCGCTCGGCCGAGCTGCTCGAGGTGCCCGTCGATCTCGGCGGCGCCGACGAGATCGCACGGCGCAGCCGCGGCACGCCAAGGATCGCGAACCGGCTGCTGCGCCGGGTGCGGGACTACGCGCAGATCGAAGCCGACGGTCGGATCGACCGCGACACCGCAAACGAGGCTCTCCTTCAGCAGGAGGTCGACGAGCAGGGCCTGGACAAGATCGACCGCAGGATCATGAAACTGCTGATCGAACAGTACGGGGGCGGCCCGGCGGGCCTGAAGGCACTCGCGGCGTCGGTCGGTGAAGACGAGGGGACGATCGAGGACTTCTACGAGCCGTACCTGGTTCAGAAGGGATTCCTCCAGCGCACCCGCCGCGGCCGCGTAGCCACCAAGCGAGCCTACGAGCACCTGGACCTGCAAGTCCGGGGCACCCTGTTCTGA
- a CDS encoding homoserine kinase, which produces MRAFAPASVSNIACGFDILGFALQSEADGSPSGPGDVVTATEGVRDGGAGACGPVRITAITGDDGRLPHETSRNTAAVAAQALLQAEAPDAAVDLEIEKRMPLESGLGSSAASAVAAVVAVDALLGLDLPPAALLRYALAGEILASGGAHADNLAPALFGGLVLVRSLKPEPDVVELPVPEGLTCALARPHTHVNTRESRSRLDRHLPLERAVTQWGNAAALVASLYRSDLELLSRSLVDVVAEPVRGPNVPGFYEAKQAATESGALGCSLSGSGPAVFAFCDGAGRARAVAAAMASALEHALGVDCDRLVSPLPAPGARVIEGDGDTDGA; this is translated from the coding sequence GTGAGGGCGTTCGCCCCGGCGTCGGTCTCGAACATCGCCTGCGGCTTCGACATCCTGGGCTTCGCCCTGCAGTCGGAGGCCGACGGCTCCCCGTCCGGACCGGGTGACGTGGTCACAGCGACGGAGGGGGTCCGGGACGGCGGCGCCGGAGCTTGCGGTCCGGTCAGGATCACGGCGATCACCGGCGACGACGGCCGGCTGCCACACGAGACGAGCAGGAACACCGCGGCGGTAGCGGCCCAGGCGCTGCTCCAGGCGGAGGCTCCGGATGCCGCCGTCGACCTGGAGATCGAGAAACGCATGCCGCTCGAGAGCGGCCTCGGCTCGAGTGCCGCCAGCGCCGTGGCGGCAGTCGTCGCGGTCGATGCCCTGCTGGGACTCGACCTGCCGCCGGCGGCTCTGCTGCGCTACGCGCTCGCCGGAGAGATCCTGGCGAGCGGCGGCGCCCACGCGGACAACCTGGCTCCGGCGTTGTTCGGAGGCCTGGTCCTGGTCCGTTCGCTCAAGCCGGAGCCGGACGTCGTCGAGTTACCGGTGCCCGAGGGTCTCACCTGCGCCCTCGCGCGGCCCCACACCCATGTGAACACCCGGGAGTCACGGTCGAGACTCGACCGCCATCTGCCGCTCGAGCGCGCGGTGACCCAGTGGGGCAACGCCGCGGCTCTGGTGGCGTCCCTCTACCGCAGCGACCTGGAGCTCCTTTCCCGATCCCTGGTCGACGTGGTCGCCGAGCCCGTGCGGGGGCCGAACGTACCCGGCTTCTACGAGGCCAAGCAGGCGGCCACGGAGTCCGGAGCTCTCGGCTGCAGCCTTTCGGGCAGCGGTCCCGCCGTGTTCGCCTTCTGCGACGGCGCTGGCCGCGCCAGAGCGGTCGCCGCGGCGATGGCGTCCGCCCTCGAGCACGCCCTGGGAGTCGACTGCGACCGGCTCGTGTCGCCGCTGCCGGCCCCGGGCGCACGCGTGATCGAAGGCGACGGCGACACGGACGGAGCCTGA
- the asd gene encoding aspartate-semialdehyde dehydrogenase, which produces MSPFGLNPSRPLRAAVLGATGTVGQRFVTLLAGHPWFEIVALAASERSAGKSYRDAVTWIQTQPVDERIAAMTVQTCDELDGGDFDLVFSALDSSVARQVEPVFARRCLVVTNASAHRMDEDVPLLVPEVNPDHLDLLAPPTDGALLPSGIVANPNCSTIGLVLALKPLHDAFGIDRLSVVTLQAVSGAGLPGISSYEMIDNVIPWIASEEEKLEIETGKILGRVDGGAIDPARIVVSAQCNRVPVVDGHTLCISVSLKSEPEPDEVREAWHGFRGEPQELGLPSAPELPTVYLGDDEPPQTRIHRDLGRGMTVPIGRLRECPVLDFRFVALSHNTLRGAAGGAVLAAELAVARCARQTGG; this is translated from the coding sequence ATGAGTCCTTTTGGCCTGAACCCGAGTCGACCCCTGCGCGCGGCGGTCCTGGGCGCGACCGGCACGGTGGGCCAGCGGTTCGTCACCCTGCTCGCCGGACACCCGTGGTTCGAGATCGTGGCCCTGGCGGCTTCCGAGCGCTCGGCCGGGAAGAGCTATCGCGACGCCGTGACCTGGATCCAGACCCAGCCGGTCGACGAACGGATCGCCGCGATGACCGTGCAGACCTGCGACGAGCTCGACGGCGGCGACTTCGACCTGGTCTTCTCCGCCCTGGACTCCAGCGTGGCCCGGCAAGTCGAACCCGTCTTCGCCAGGCGCTGCCTCGTGGTCACGAACGCGAGCGCCCACCGCATGGACGAGGACGTCCCGCTGCTGGTGCCCGAGGTCAACCCGGACCACCTGGACCTGCTGGCGCCGCCCACGGATGGCGCCCTGCTCCCGAGCGGCATCGTCGCCAACCCCAACTGCTCGACGATCGGCCTGGTGCTGGCGCTCAAGCCGCTGCACGACGCGTTCGGCATCGACCGCCTCTCGGTGGTCACGCTGCAGGCCGTCTCAGGTGCCGGACTGCCCGGAATCTCGAGCTACGAGATGATTGACAACGTGATTCCCTGGATTGCCAGCGAGGAGGAGAAACTGGAGATCGAGACCGGGAAGATCCTCGGTCGTGTCGACGGAGGCGCGATCGATCCAGCCCGGATCGTGGTCTCGGCCCAGTGCAACCGCGTACCCGTCGTCGACGGCCACACGCTCTGCATCTCGGTCAGCCTGAAGAGCGAGCCCGAACCGGACGAGGTGCGGGAGGCATGGCACGGTTTCCGCGGTGAACCGCAGGAGCTCGGCCTGCCCTCGGCGCCGGAACTGCCTACGGTCTATCTTGGCGATGACGAGCCGCCCCAAACGCGGATTCACCGCGACCTGGGGCGGGGCATGACGGTCCCGATCGGCCGGTTGCGCGAGTGCCCCGTGCTCGACTTCCGGTTCGTCGCCCTGTCGCACAACACGTTGCGGGGCGCCGCCGGCGGCGCCGTGCTGGCCGCGGAACTCGCGGTCGCCCGATGCGCCCGGCAAACCGGCGGATGA
- the ruvA gene encoding Holliday junction branch migration protein RuvA translates to MIGYLRGRRQSLGPELLVLDVGGVGYSVRIPLSTWFELDKLEADAEFGLHIHTHVRADAIELFGFWTEAERTLFEHCLGVSGVGPRLAQVVLSGGSTADLLTAIAGGNVAALTRIPGIGRKTAERMVLELKEKAKLLLAESGAEPPPAETEPELEDDQEQVISALLNLGYRPNEARRAVSRVLTEHRDVEFQELLRQSLRQLSRL, encoded by the coding sequence TTGATCGGCTACCTGCGCGGGCGTCGTCAGTCCCTGGGTCCCGAACTCCTGGTGCTCGACGTGGGCGGCGTCGGGTACTCCGTACGCATCCCCCTCTCGACCTGGTTCGAGCTGGACAAGCTGGAAGCCGACGCCGAGTTCGGTCTCCACATCCACACCCACGTGCGCGCCGACGCGATCGAATTGTTCGGCTTCTGGACCGAGGCGGAGCGCACCCTGTTCGAACACTGCCTCGGCGTCAGCGGTGTCGGACCCCGGCTGGCCCAGGTCGTTCTCTCCGGCGGTTCGACCGCCGACCTGCTGACGGCCATCGCCGGCGGCAACGTCGCCGCCCTGACCCGGATCCCGGGGATCGGCCGCAAGACCGCCGAGCGAATGGTCCTGGAACTGAAGGAAAAGGCGAAGCTGCTGCTAGCCGAGTCCGGCGCCGAGCCGCCGCCGGCCGAGACGGAACCGGAACTGGAGGACGACCAGGAGCAGGTCATCAGCGCCCTGCTCAACCTCGGCTACCGCCCGAACGAAGCCCGTCGGGCTGTGTCCCGCGTCCTCACCGAGCACCGCGACGTCGAGTTCCAGGAACTCCTCCGCCAGAGCCTGCGCCAGCTCTCCCGGCTCTGA
- a CDS encoding NDP-sugar synthase, which translates to MRREGRRVRALVLCAGRGERLRPLTGGLAKPLLPVAGRAVAMRTIEILHRAGCETAVNLHHLSESVRRGLISEAGERGIDLTFALERDLLGTLGAVVNLRDFLAEGDDIVLVNGDSLCRWPLREVLGRHRRSGADVTLQIGRGAPDEGLGGGVEVDRRGLVVGLRDLRFGPVRGRSRTFQGLHVLSRRVLDAVPSPAPSNDIVEGLYQPLLCAGSRIVGFGCRRRWHDLGTPRRYLDGALDWGRTAGRGRRRGRFVAPGVKVGRGAAVKHSVVESGCRLGAGALVERSLLMPGARIGDGALLRDTIVAPGVQLPPGLEVHGRLVTPADWGRTGDRRSEERDGLVYTAL; encoded by the coding sequence GTGAGGCGCGAGGGCCGGCGGGTGCGGGCGCTCGTTCTCTGCGCCGGACGGGGCGAACGGCTCCGGCCGCTGACCGGCGGGCTCGCCAAGCCGCTGCTACCGGTCGCCGGCCGAGCGGTGGCGATGCGCACGATCGAGATCCTCCACCGCGCCGGGTGCGAAACCGCGGTCAACCTGCACCACCTTTCGGAGTCCGTGCGGCGGGGACTCATCTCGGAAGCCGGCGAACGCGGAATCGACCTGACCTTCGCCCTCGAGCGGGATCTGCTGGGGACCCTGGGAGCGGTCGTCAACCTTCGGGACTTCCTGGCCGAGGGCGACGACATCGTGCTCGTGAACGGCGACTCGCTCTGCCGCTGGCCGCTACGCGAGGTGCTTGGCCGGCACCGCAGGAGCGGAGCCGACGTCACCCTGCAGATTGGCCGTGGAGCTCCTGATGAGGGCCTGGGCGGCGGAGTGGAGGTCGATCGGCGCGGCCTCGTCGTCGGGCTCCGCGACCTGCGCTTCGGCCCGGTTCGCGGACGGAGCCGGACCTTCCAGGGGCTGCACGTCCTGTCGCGCCGGGTCCTGGACGCCGTTCCGTCTCCAGCGCCCTCGAACGACATCGTCGAAGGCCTCTACCAGCCTCTCCTGTGCGCGGGGTCCCGGATCGTCGGCTTCGGCTGCCGTCGACGTTGGCACGACCTGGGCACGCCGCGTCGCTATCTGGACGGAGCCCTCGACTGGGGACGGACCGCCGGCCGCGGTCGGCGGCGCGGGCGCTTCGTTGCCCCGGGGGTCAAGGTCGGCAGGGGCGCGGCCGTGAAGCACAGCGTGGTTGAGAGCGGCTGTCGCCTGGGCGCCGGCGCGCTGGTGGAGCGGAGTCTGCTGATGCCCGGTGCCCGGATCGGCGATGGAGCCCTGCTCCGCGACACGATCGTGGCGCCGGGAGTTCAGTTGCCGCCGGGGCTCGAAGTGCACGGCCGGCTCGTCACGCCGGCCGATTGGGGCCGAACCGGGGACAGGCGATCCGAGGAGAGGGACGGGCTCGTCTACACGGCGCTCTAG
- a CDS encoding class IV adenylate cyclase has protein sequence MNEREIKIPVSDLDAVRERLVAAGAASHRPASLERNLVFDRVDQPVDQRLRSRGELLRLRTDGAGSRLTFKSAPRFEGGVKERLEHEVSVDDPEAARLVLQSLGFAVAARYEKVRETWRLLGCEVALDRTPMGGFVEVEEMAGDVPADRIEQVCRRCGLDAGRAVPEDYLALYRTYREGRGDLPRDMVFTQ, from the coding sequence TTGAACGAGCGCGAGATCAAGATCCCCGTGAGCGACCTGGACGCTGTCCGGGAGCGGCTGGTCGCGGCGGGCGCCGCTTCTCACCGCCCGGCTTCGCTGGAAAGGAACCTGGTGTTCGATCGAGTCGACCAGCCGGTGGACCAGAGGCTGCGGTCCCGCGGCGAGTTGCTTCGTCTGCGCACCGACGGCGCCGGCAGCCGGCTGACGTTCAAGTCGGCGCCGCGCTTTGAGGGCGGCGTCAAGGAGCGACTGGAACACGAGGTCTCGGTCGATGACCCGGAGGCCGCCCGGCTCGTGCTGCAGTCCCTGGGATTCGCGGTCGCCGCCCGGTACGAGAAGGTCCGTGAGACGTGGCGGCTGCTCGGTTGCGAGGTGGCGCTCGACCGGACCCCCATGGGCGGCTTCGTCGAAGTGGAGGAGATGGCCGGCGATGTGCCGGCGGACAGGATCGAGCAGGTCTGTCGGCGCTGCGGTCTCGATGCCGGGCGGGCGGTGCCGGAGGACTACCTGGCGCTCTACCGGACCTATCGCGAGGGCCGGGGGGATCTGCCGCGGGACATGGTCTTCACGCAGTGA
- the thrC gene encoding threonine synthase produces the protein MRFVSTGGQAPAASLGRALLEGPAPDGGLYVPEHLEPLTAEQLALLRLMPLTGISSILGSRLFGSEVPEEDLASLLEDALDFPIPLVPIEPGIFCLELFHGPTLAFKDIAARVMARLMSRFADAGGPDTTVIVATSGDTGSAVADAFSGVAGFRVCVLYPRGLVTEAQRRLFTTLHGNVTAVAVAGTFDDCQRMARAAFADRGLRRRRPLASANSINVGRLLPQVFYYFHAWAQLPPAPAGQADGPLIFSTPSGNFGNLTAGLIAKRIGLPVSRFVAATNVNDVVPAYLASGEYLARASVATISNAMDVGDPSNFARIRHLYSDRLDPLSDLRRDLAGHSFDDRTTRTAMREVYEDRGYLLDPHTAVGYLGLKDELEARGGGTGVVLGTAHPAKFADVIRDAVSVAPPVPPALERCANLPERIIEIPAEDAALREVLLG, from the coding sequence TTGCGCTTCGTCAGCACCGGCGGCCAAGCGCCGGCGGCGTCCCTGGGCCGCGCCCTGCTCGAGGGTCCGGCTCCGGACGGCGGCCTGTACGTTCCGGAGCACCTGGAGCCGCTGACGGCCGAGCAGTTGGCCCTGCTGAGACTGATGCCCCTGACCGGCATCTCGAGCATCCTCGGCAGCCGCCTGTTCGGCTCGGAAGTGCCGGAGGAAGACCTGGCCTCGCTGCTCGAAGACGCCCTCGACTTCCCCATCCCCCTCGTCCCGATCGAACCGGGCATCTTCTGCCTGGAGCTGTTCCACGGACCGACGCTGGCGTTCAAGGACATCGCGGCCCGGGTCATGGCCCGGCTCATGTCGCGCTTCGCCGATGCCGGGGGTCCGGACACCACCGTGATCGTGGCCACCAGCGGGGACACCGGAAGCGCCGTGGCGGACGCTTTCAGCGGTGTTGCCGGGTTCAGGGTCTGCGTCCTCTACCCCCGGGGTCTGGTGACCGAGGCCCAGCGGCGCCTGTTCACCACCCTGCACGGCAACGTGACCGCCGTGGCCGTCGCGGGGACCTTCGACGACTGTCAGCGCATGGCCCGGGCAGCGTTCGCCGACCGTGGACTGCGACGGCGGCGGCCTCTCGCATCCGCCAACTCGATCAACGTCGGCCGGCTGCTGCCGCAGGTCTTCTACTACTTCCACGCCTGGGCGCAGCTCCCGCCGGCACCTGCCGGCCAGGCCGACGGCCCGCTCATCTTCTCCACGCCGAGCGGCAACTTCGGCAACCTGACCGCCGGCCTGATCGCCAAGCGCATCGGTCTTCCCGTCTCGCGGTTCGTCGCGGCGACGAACGTGAACGACGTCGTCCCCGCGTACCTCGCCAGCGGCGAGTACCTGGCGCGCGCCTCGGTGGCGACGATCTCGAACGCGATGGACGTCGGCGATCCCAGCAACTTCGCCCGCATCCGGCACCTGTACTCCGACCGGCTCGACCCCCTCTCGGACCTGCGGCGCGACCTGGCGGGCCACTCCTTCGACGATCGGACCACGCGAACCGCGATGCGCGAGGTGTACGAGGACCGCGGCTACCTGCTGGACCCCCACACGGCGGTCGGCTACCTCGGCCTGAAGGACGAACTCGAAGCCCGGGGCGGCGGCACCGGGGTAGTGCTGGGGACGGCGCACCCGGCGAAGTTCGCGGACGTGATCCGGGACGCCGTCAGTGTGGCGCCGCCGGTACCGCCCGCGCTCGAACGCTGCGCGAACCTCCCCGAGCGGATCATCGAGATACCGGCCGAGGACGCGGCGCTGCGGGAGGTGCTGTTGGGCTAG